A region from the Pantanalinema sp. genome encodes:
- the gltX gene encoding glutamate--tRNA ligase: protein MSIRVRFAPSPTGYLHLGGARTALFNWLLARNMGGTFVLRIEDTDVARSTEQSVQAILDGMTWLGLNWDEGPGVGGPYAPYFQMERLDTYRRYAEQLVNEGHAYHCFCTKDELDAMRAEAQAKGEGFLYRGRCRNLLPEIAQRLREEGRTPVLRFKAPVEGQTVVEDLIHGDVTFQNAIFDDFVLVKADGVPTYNYAVVIDDATMAITHVLRGDDHLSNTPKQLMIYQALGLTPPRFGHIPMILGSDRTRLSKRHGATSVMAYHDEGYLPEAMLNYLARLGWAHGDDEVFSLEDLIAKFNVKGINNTAAVFDQAKLDWLNGVWMRQLPSELLAERLKPRWQERGWLKERHTDAWLKSLVDLLKERARTLEELVTYSIFFFDTAIPYNEEAVAKFLTLENRPIIEALAERLPLAQPWDQATIEGVFRDLAIERGVKAGAVIQPARVALAGTNVSPGMFETAYLMGPELCAERLRAALERMPAAV, encoded by the coding sequence CAGCCCCACCGGCTACCTGCACCTCGGCGGCGCCCGCACGGCGCTGTTCAACTGGCTTCTGGCCCGCAACATGGGCGGCACCTTCGTGCTGCGCATCGAGGACACCGACGTGGCCCGCTCGACCGAGCAGTCGGTCCAGGCCATCCTCGACGGCATGACCTGGCTCGGCCTCAACTGGGACGAGGGCCCCGGCGTCGGCGGCCCCTACGCCCCCTACTTCCAGATGGAGCGCCTCGACACCTACCGGCGCTACGCGGAGCAGCTGGTCAACGAGGGCCACGCCTACCACTGCTTCTGCACCAAGGACGAGCTGGACGCCATGCGCGCCGAGGCCCAGGCCAAGGGCGAGGGCTTCCTCTACCGGGGCCGCTGCCGCAACCTGCTGCCCGAGATCGCCCAGCGCCTTCGCGAGGAGGGCCGCACGCCCGTTCTGCGCTTCAAGGCGCCCGTCGAGGGCCAGACGGTGGTCGAGGACCTGATCCACGGCGACGTCACCTTCCAGAACGCCATCTTCGACGACTTCGTCCTGGTCAAGGCCGACGGGGTGCCCACCTACAACTACGCGGTGGTGATCGACGACGCCACCATGGCGATCACCCACGTGCTGCGCGGGGACGACCACCTCTCCAACACCCCCAAGCAGCTGATGATCTACCAGGCCCTGGGCCTCACCCCGCCCAGGTTCGGCCACATCCCCATGATCCTCGGCTCCGACCGGACCCGCCTCTCCAAGCGGCACGGGGCGACCTCGGTGATGGCCTACCACGACGAGGGCTACCTGCCCGAGGCCATGCTCAACTACCTGGCCCGCCTCGGCTGGGCCCACGGCGACGACGAGGTCTTCTCGCTCGAGGACCTGATCGCCAAGTTCAACGTGAAGGGCATCAACAACACCGCGGCGGTCTTCGACCAGGCGAAGCTCGACTGGCTCAACGGCGTCTGGATGCGCCAGCTGCCCTCCGAGCTTCTGGCCGAGCGCCTCAAGCCCCGGTGGCAGGAGCGCGGCTGGCTCAAGGAGCGCCACACCGACGCCTGGCTCAAGAGCCTGGTCGACCTGCTCAAGGAGCGCGCTCGGACCCTGGAGGAGCTGGTGACGTATTCGATCTTCTTCTTCGACACGGCCATCCCCTACAACGAAGAGGCCGTCGCCAAGTTCCTCACCCTCGAGAACCGACCGATCATCGAGGCGCTCGCCGAGCGCCTGCCCCTGGCGCAGCCCTGGGATCAGGCGACCATCGAGGGGGTGTTCAGGGATCTTGCGATCGAGCGGGGCGTCAAGGCGGGGGCGGTGATCCAGCCCGCGCGCGTGGCCCTGGCCGGCACCAACGTCAGCCCCGGCATGTTCGAGACCGCCTACCTGATGGGCCCCGAGCTGTGCGCCGAGCGCCTGAGGGCGGCCCTGGAGAGGATGCCCGCGGCGGTCTAG
- a CDS encoding EDR1-related protein, whose amino-acid sequence MSATPEHHLLPAHPVLLGRLSYEAMVEGDTPRELFREEEPFWARLSGLMFDGYRTDVQHGVYFSRFGREEAPAPLRPRPAEADSAQPVTLRQPFELAADVQVAVMRAGGELDPAWTLKSRTPSGQVLVTRASEHGALSKLLSLEELLRHNLHLVPEGLAVQVPRSSGALDPGWRTGGMKGDRLLVEKPGVGRKQLTAEQFVTANREWLGAAGDAVESAVRPSVEASSEARAQRRAFALTHRLEGRLHDGFSDAGRGATLDEDAWPVSARREVLVVDRVCDPALRRHLAYARDLRAQEPLARLKDLVRYVYDQLGGPVGRIEARVVLAASTLRARPLLIGEVDRALGGGLSRHRALLFQVLADEAELSCALVRGAAGLIPGGHAWNEVTLAQGAEALRVLVDLSRLPEQALVSLTDPRTERYYRAEAGGAP is encoded by the coding sequence ATGTCAGCCACCCCGGAGCACCACCTGCTTCCCGCCCACCCCGTCCTGCTCGGGCGTCTCTCTTACGAGGCGATGGTGGAGGGCGACACGCCCCGCGAGCTCTTCCGCGAGGAGGAGCCCTTCTGGGCGCGCCTTTCCGGCCTGATGTTCGACGGCTACCGCACCGACGTGCAGCACGGGGTCTACTTCTCGCGCTTCGGCCGCGAGGAGGCCCCCGCCCCGCTCAGGCCGCGCCCGGCCGAGGCCGATTCGGCCCAGCCCGTGACGCTGCGCCAGCCCTTCGAGCTCGCCGCCGACGTGCAGGTGGCGGTCATGCGCGCGGGCGGCGAGCTGGATCCGGCCTGGACCCTCAAGTCGCGCACCCCCTCCGGCCAGGTGCTCGTCACCCGGGCCTCGGAGCACGGGGCGCTCAGCAAGCTCCTGAGCCTGGAGGAGCTGCTGCGGCACAACCTGCACCTGGTGCCGGAGGGCCTCGCCGTCCAGGTGCCGCGCTCGAGCGGTGCCCTCGATCCGGGCTGGCGGACCGGCGGCATGAAAGGCGATCGCCTCCTGGTCGAGAAGCCGGGGGTCGGCCGCAAGCAGCTCACGGCCGAGCAGTTCGTCACGGCCAACCGGGAGTGGCTGGGGGCCGCGGGCGATGCGGTCGAGAGCGCGGTGCGGCCGAGCGTCGAGGCCTCGTCCGAGGCCCGTGCCCAGCGCCGGGCCTTCGCCCTGACCCACCGCCTGGAGGGGCGCCTCCACGACGGCTTTTCGGACGCGGGCCGCGGCGCGACCCTCGACGAGGACGCCTGGCCGGTATCGGCCCGGCGCGAGGTGCTGGTGGTCGATCGCGTGTGCGATCCCGCCCTGCGGCGCCACCTGGCCTACGCCCGCGACCTTCGCGCCCAGGAGCCGCTCGCGCGCCTCAAGGACCTGGTGCGCTACGTCTACGATCAGCTCGGAGGTCCGGTCGGTCGCATCGAGGCCCGGGTGGTGCTCGCGGCCTCGACCCTTCGCGCTCGCCCCCTGCTCATCGGCGAGGTGGACCGCGCCCTGGGCGGGGGCCTTTCGCGCCATCGCGCCCTCCTCTTCCAGGTCCTCGCCGACGAGGCGGAGCTCTCCTGCGCGCTGGTGCGCGGCGCGGCGGGCCTGATCCCCGGAGGCCACGCCTGGAACGAGGTGACCCTCGCACAGGGAGCCGAGGCTTTGAGGGTGCTGGTGGACCTCTCGCGGCTTCCCGAGCAGGCGCTCGTCTCCCTGACCGACCCGCGCACCGAGCGCTACTACCGCGCCGAAGCGGGGGGCGCGCCATGA